Proteins encoded by one window of Mercenaria mercenaria strain notata chromosome 4, MADL_Memer_1, whole genome shotgun sequence:
- the LOC128556120 gene encoding E3 ubiquitin-protein ligase TRIM33-like has product MASSYQNDFTQDSDEVPEMHCEQCEYFGESVEAEGFCVNCLEYMCKSCLKYHARQNQHILQDRKTMPQDFCFEQCQVHKNRFIRFYCSVCEKCACIKCRTNDHKKCTGIGHVPTIAKGIENGKELKELLKDINLISTELDRTKRILNTCIQQTDLQQKHEKRAIEKKKEGRKIQLKQLQQMLTDKFDRFKTDMITVINKIQEENTACLTMELNMFDIEQTEKENNTLASLEKATTTGISNMRSLLATNVTLNSGVQTVLSDLNQKQNTAQRCKLFLALKTAMPYIKIQKQKMQELTTAVQLTSDLPKQTKENVRESDNEAPDTLTLNDLPESVDEERICDLFR; this is encoded by the exons ATGGCGTCTTCAtatcaaaatgatttcacacaggATTCGGATGAAGTCCCTGAAATGCATTGTGAACAATGTGAATATTTTGGTGAGTCTGTGGAAGCGGAAGGGTTTTGTGTAAATTGTTTGGAATACATGTGCAAGTCTTGCTTGAAATATCACGCAAGACAAAATCAACACATACTACAGGATAGGAAAACGATGCCACAGGATTTTTGTTTTGAGCAGTGTCAAGTTCACAAAAATAGGTTTATACGGTTTTACTGTTCAGTCTGTGAAAAATGTGCATGTATTAAGTGCAGAACGAATGACCATAAAAAGTGTACTGGTATTGGCCATGTGCCAACAATTGCTAAAGGAATAGAAAACGGCAAAGAACTTAAAGAGCTTTTAAAAGACATTAATCTTATTTCAACGGAATTAGATAGGACAAAGAGAATACTAAATACATGCATTCAGCAGACAGATTTGCAACAGAAACATGAAAAAAGAgcaatagaaaagaaaaaagaaggcAGGAAAATACAATTGAAACAACTGCAACAAATGCTTACCGATAAGTTTGACAGATTTAAGACGGATATGAtaacagttataaataaaatacaagaagAAAATACTGCATGCCTAACGATGGAACTAAACATGTTTGATATAGAACAGACAGAAAAAGAGAACAATACTTTGGCAAGCTTGGAGAAGGCTACCACGACAGGTATCTCAAACATGAGATCACTTTTAGCGACAAATGTAACCTTGAACAGTGGAGTTCAAACCGTATTGTCTGATTTGAATCAGAAACAGAACACAGCTCAACGGTGTAAACTTTTCCTTGCATTAAAAACAGCAATGCCTTATATAAAGATACAAAAACAGAAAATGCAAGAGTTGACAACCGCAGTACAGTTGACAAGTGATTTGCCCAAACAGACGAAAGAAAATGTAAGGGAATCCGATAACGAA GCTCCCGATACACTGACGTTGAATGATCTTCCAGAAAGTGTTGACGAAGAACGTATATGTGATTTATTCAGGTAA